Part of the Paeniglutamicibacter sulfureus genome, GAAAGATCTGATCCACCTCGCCCGGGTCAATGCCCGGTCCGCTGTCCTCCACCCATATGCCCAGGCGCCCGGGCCCGGCCTTCACCAGCAGCCGCACCGCTCCCCCGTCACCGGCGGCCTCGATCGCGTTGCCCAGCAAGTTCCCGACCACCGTCAGGACGTCCTCGTCCGCACGCCAGCCCGGTTCGATGCGGGATTCCGGATCCACCAGCAGCCTCACCCCGGCTTCGCGCGCACCTGCCGCATTGGCGCCGACGAGCCCGGAGAGCGCCGGATCTTTCAGGATCCCGGCGTCTGCCCCGAGGGCGGCGCCGCTGATCCGCTGCAGGTACTCGGCGGCCTCCCCCGGCTCGCCAAAGGACAGGTAGCCCGAGAGCACATGCAGCCGGTTCGCGAACTCGTGGGCCTGCGAGCTCAAGGCGTCGGCGAGGCTTCTTTGCCCCTGCAATTCGCGCAGCGTTTCCTCCAGCTCCGTGCGGTCCTGCAGCGTCAGCGTCCGGCCCAGCGACTTGCCGTTGGCCAGTGCCTCGCGCCGGGTTGCCACCAGGATGCGCTCCCCCGACAGGACGTATTGCGTTTCCTCGGCCCACGGGTCTTCACTGCCGAGCTGGGCGCTGACCGTGGGATCGAGTACCTCGGAGGCCAGCTTCCCCACGACCTCCCCCGTCAACCCGAGCAGGCGCCGCGCCTCGTCGTTGACCAAGGTCAGCCGCCCCGCGGAATCCACGCCGACGACGCCGTCATGCACGCTGAACAGCAACGCCTGCTGGGACTGCAGCAGGCCCGCCACGGCTTCGGGCTCAACTCCGTAGATCCGCCTGCGGACCACCCGCGCGACCACCGCCGAGGCAACGGTTCCCGCGGCCGCCGCGCCCAGGATCCAGGGAGCCACCTCCGCCACGATTTCCAGCAATTCCCCGCGAATCTCGCTCTGCAAGATGCCCACCGACACGGTTCCGACAATTTTCCCGTTGAAACGCACCGGCTCCTTCGCCCGAAGCGTCACGCCCTGCGGCCCCATCTCCGTGCCCCTGAAGGACTGCCCCTCCCGGACCGCGTCATGGTCGGAGGATACCGGCTCCCCGATGAGTTCCGGTTCCGGGTGCGCCACCCGGATGCCCGCCAGATCCGCCACCGTCACATACTGGACACCGGAAACCGAAGTCGCGAGCTCGGCAATTGGCGCGATCACCTCGGTGGCCCTGGGTCCATCCAGGCTTTCCCGCACTGACCCGTTGGCGGCCATCTGGAGAGCCACGGTGTGAACACGCTCAAAGGCGACTTCTTGGGTCCGGTGGTCCTCGAAGACCAGGATCACCACGGACACTGCGCTCATCAACCCCAGCACGATTCCCAGCTGCATGGCCAAGAGCTGTGCCCGGCGGCGGTGTCTAGACAGGGATCGCACTGTGCTTCGGGCCTCTTTCACTTTTCGTTGACTTTGTTTTCTTTACTGTTCTTATGAACTAAAGCACATTTTCGCTGTGCTTCAGATCACTTCTCTGGCACCTTTGTGGTCGAGGGACCCGCCAATGACACCCGGTCCACCACCCATGAGATTACGGATGAAAATGAGCAAGAGCATAATCAAGAAGACGCTGTACGGCACCGTCGTCGCTGTCGTGGCGGGCCTGGCACTGGTCAATGCGGCCGCAAGCGGAGGCGAGGCGACCGCGCGTTCGAAACTCGTCCTCATGGCCCCGGCGGCTCCCGGCGGTGGCTGGGACGGGTTCGCCCGCGAGTCACAGCAGGCCCTGAAGTCAGGTGGCGTGGTGAACAACGCGCAGGTCGTCAATGTGCCAGGTGCCGGCGGAACCATCGGCTTGAGCCAGTTCGTCCAGATGCACGGTCGCCACGACATGTTGATGGTCACCGGCGGCGTCATGGTCGGCGCCATCGAGCTCTCCGACTCCGAGTCCACCTTCGACGACATCGTGCCCATTGCCCGGCTTGCAGATGACTTCGCCGTGTTGGTGGTGCCGGCCAAGTCGGAGTTCAAGACGCTGGATGACTTCGTCAAGCGCTGGAAGGAGAATCCCGGCGGGACCTCGATCTCCGGCGGTTCGCTGGGTTCCATCGACCACCTGCTGACCGGCTTGGTGGCACAGAAGGTCGGCATCGATCCGATCGAGACCAACTACATCGCCTACTCCGGCGGCGGCGAGGCGCTGACCTCGATGCTTTCCGGAACGACCGTCGGCGGAATGTCGGGTTACAACGAGGTAGCCGATCAAATCGAATCCGGCAGCCTGCGCGCCTTGGCAATTTCCTCGGAAGAGCGTCTCCCCGGAGTCGATATCCCCACCTTCAAGGAACAGGGCGTCGACGCCTCGATGGCCAACTGGCGCGGCGTCGCCGCTGCCCCCGGCATCACCGAGGAGCAAAAGCAGGAATTCGTGGACATCGTTTCCGAATACCGCCAGACCGAGCACTGGCAGGGAGCTCTGGAACGCAACAGCTGGACGGACAGCTTCATGACGGGCGATGAATTCGAGGAGTTCATCGACTCGGAGGTCGCAGTGACCAAGGACATCGTGGAAGGACTGGGACTGTGAAATCGATCGACGAATCCTCCGCAACCGTGCGGACGGCAGATGACTACCCGATACGCATCACCGGCTTCTGGTCGGGACGCAGCGAGCTGATCGTCCCGGCATTGGTATTCATCCTCGCCGGCTTCCTCTCCTACGGGACCGCGACCATGCAGGTGATGGGCACCAGCGTT contains:
- a CDS encoding sensor histidine kinase — its product is MQLGIVLGLMSAVSVVILVFEDHRTQEVAFERVHTVALQMAANGSVRESLDGPRATEVIAPIAELATSVSGVQYVTVADLAGIRVAHPEPELIGEPVSSDHDAVREGQSFRGTEMGPQGVTLRAKEPVRFNGKIVGTVSVGILQSEIRGELLEIVAEVAPWILGAAAAGTVASAVVARVVRRRIYGVEPEAVAGLLQSQQALLFSVHDGVVGVDSAGRLTLVNDEARRLLGLTGEVVGKLASEVLDPTVSAQLGSEDPWAEETQYVLSGERILVATRREALANGKSLGRTLTLQDRTELEETLRELQGQRSLADALSSQAHEFANRLHVLSGYLSFGEPGEAAEYLQRISGAALGADAGILKDPALSGLVGANAAGAREAGVRLLVDPESRIEPGWRADEDVLTVVGNLLGNAIEAAGDGGAVRLLVKAGPGRLGIWVEDSGPGIDPGEVDQIFRRGVSSKADTGRGIGLALVDRVIRRRAGSVSVDTGELGGALFAVEWNGVAPGTAPGSQTEEPA
- a CDS encoding Bug family tripartite tricarboxylate transporter substrate binding protein is translated as MSKSIIKKTLYGTVVAVVAGLALVNAAASGGEATARSKLVLMAPAAPGGGWDGFARESQQALKSGGVVNNAQVVNVPGAGGTIGLSQFVQMHGRHDMLMVTGGVMVGAIELSDSESTFDDIVPIARLADDFAVLVVPAKSEFKTLDDFVKRWKENPGGTSISGGSLGSIDHLLTGLVAQKVGIDPIETNYIAYSGGGEALTSMLSGTTVGGMSGYNEVADQIESGSLRALAISSEERLPGVDIPTFKEQGVDASMANWRGVAAAPGITEEQKQEFVDIVSEYRQTEHWQGALERNSWTDSFMTGDEFEEFIDSEVAVTKDIVEGLGL